CCGCCGCACGTAATTGAATCCGCCAAACGCATTTTGCTTGATGCGATGGCCTGTTGTCTCGGCGGATATCATTCGCATGACGCCAAAGTCGTGCGCAAAGTAATTGACGCACTTGGCGGCACACCCGAGTCAACGATTCTCGGCTCAAACAAGAAAACGAACAGCTACAACGCCGCACTGATGAACGCTATCCAGACGCGTTCGATGGATTACAACGACATTTATTGGAAGGAAGACCCTTCGCACCCATCCGATATTATCCCCGCAGCGATCGCACTTGGCGAGCGCGAAGGACGCAGCGGCAAGGATCTTCTGATGGCAATCGTCATCGGCCACGAAATCGAAATGCGTATGTGCGAGTTTGCACATCCGGGCATTCGCGAAAGAGGCTGGCACCACGCAACCTTGACGGCATTTGTCTCGCCGCTATCGGCAGGGAAGATGCTCGGACTCAACGCCGAACAACTGATGCATGCTATTGCCATCTCGGGTTGCCGCTCGTTCACTCCCGGAGCCATCGCCGCAGGGAAACTTTCAATGATGAAAAATACTGCCGACCCACTTTCGACGCACGCAGGCGTGATTTCGGCATTGCTTGCCAAGGAAGGCTACACCGGCACTATCGAGATCTTTGAAGGCAAGGAAGGCTTATACAAAGTTCTCGGCGGCAACTTCGAAACTGAAGTCCTTTTCAACGGACTTGGTACCGACTGGCGCGTACCGGATATCGCCTACAAAGCGTTTCCGACCGAGTACCTCACTCAATCGCCGGTGACCGCAGCCCTTAAGCTCATCAAGGACAAGAACGTCACTTGGGATCAAATCGAAGAAGTCACGGTCTACACGATACATCGCGCTGTTGATATTCTCGCTGACCCCAGCAAGTACCATCCGAAGGAAAAGGAAACCGCCGATCACTCAATGCCGTACTGCGTCGGTGCCGCAATCATGGATCGCATGGTTACGCCGCTACAGTTCTTGCCGGAGCGCATCGCCGACCCGACCTTGATCGACTTTATTCAGAAGATCAAAGTACTGGCTGATGACGAACTGGAAGCGCGCTTCCCGAAGGTCCAGCCATCACGCGTTGATCTGAAACTCAAGTCTGGTGAGATGCTCTCGCAGTCGGTTGATTTCGCGCAGGGTGATCCGCGCGAACCGATGACTGATCAAGACTTGATGGATAAGTTCTACGGGCTCACCAAGCCTTACATGAATGATGCCCAGCGCGCCAAAATCGTCGCGAATATTCGCAATCTGGAAAACATCAAGAAGATCGATCAATTCGT
This bacterium DNA region includes the following protein-coding sequences:
- a CDS encoding MmgE/PrpD family protein, translating into MDKSVSQRLADWVYNLKYEDIPPHVIESAKRILLDAMACCLGGYHSHDAKVVRKVIDALGGTPESTILGSNKKTNSYNAALMNAIQTRSMDYNDIYWKEDPSHPSDIIPAAIALGEREGRSGKDLLMAIVIGHEIEMRMCEFAHPGIRERGWHHATLTAFVSPLSAGKMLGLNAEQLMHAIAISGCRSFTPGAIAAGKLSMMKNTADPLSTHAGVISALLAKEGYTGTIEIFEGKEGLYKVLGGNFETEVLFNGLGTDWRVPDIAYKAFPTEYLTQSPVTAALKLIKDKNVTWDQIEEVTVYTIHRAVDILADPSKYHPKEKETADHSMPYCVGAAIMDRMVTPLQFLPERIADPTLIDFIQKIKVLADDELEARFPKVQPSRVDLKLKSGEMLSQSVDFAQGDPREPMTDQDLMDKFYGLTKPYMNDAQRAKIVANIRNLENIKKIDQFVASMVMPGTGSAKPTMKVKAATKAKAKPAAKAKAKPKAKVKAKAPTKPKAKPQKKAKAKAKPTVKRRQSRRRDRSVASNSLYSEEMVTEPLTPLRLRRERAGVRASLRQLLSNHRFELISLDESRI